In one Spirosoma rigui genomic region, the following are encoded:
- a CDS encoding ABC transporter permease, with amino-acid sequence MLPIPAGREGWPAGMGNINQFCLNNQLLTGNSRNGLRLRTHTHTMLLNYVKISFRNLVRNKAYTTINVLGLALGMTCGLLIFTLVTYHLGFDTFHANRDRIYRFVTEQKRETVSYAASVPSPLGKAFRNDYTFGEKVARIVTADDILVTIRDGQTVRKFKEAQGVAFSEPEYFDIFNFPLLNGDPQTALTEPNTAILTEHMARKYFGSANPINKTFRLENKIDFRVTGVLRDLPANTDRQTEIFVSYASLKQFNEWMASDDAWGGMSSALQCFVRLRPGVSPEQVERVLPAYVTTYRPTSKNVHHYRLQPLADVHFDARYGGVMTQTNLWVLGLIGLFLIITACVNFINLATAQALNRAREVGVRKALGSIRSQLFWQFIAETGLITVAAMGLALLGAQIALPYVNEWFQSRMTIDLLTDWQLTVFIALLIVVVTFLAGSYPGLILARFQPVLALKGKLSQQSIGGFNTRRTLIVTQFALSQMLIIGVIIIANQMRYAQQSNLGFTKDAVVMVPMASESSIQTQRTIQNRFSALAGVKDVSLCQAAPASDNNWNTSPRYDNRPEDENFGINVRAADDQYIPLFDLQLVAGRNIYPADTAREFIVNETFAKKLNLATPQALLGKTISLNGDRLKGPIVGVVRDFHNLSFHEDISAVCIASAIDQYGNYAVKIDLATAKATLAGLAKIWSDAHPDQIFEYQFLDDQIAEFYETEALMLKLIQAFAAIAIFIGCLGLYGLVSFMAAQKTKEIGIRKVLGSSTGQIVWIFAWEFSRLILVAFVVAAPVAWYAMNAWLNNFEYKVEPGIEVFALAIGGTFLIAMLTVGYRAISAALLNPVKALRTE; translated from the coding sequence ATGTTGCCCATACCGGCGGGCCGTGAAGGCTGGCCCGCCGGTATGGGCAACATCAACCAGTTTTGCCTAAATAACCAATTGCTGACCGGAAACAGCCGCAACGGATTACGGCTCCGCACCCATACACATACCATGCTGCTCAACTACGTCAAAATATCCTTCCGAAACCTGGTCCGCAACAAAGCGTACACGACCATCAACGTGCTGGGGCTGGCACTGGGCATGACCTGTGGCCTGCTCATTTTTACGCTCGTTACGTACCACCTGGGCTTTGATACGTTCCACGCGAACCGGGACCGGATCTACCGTTTCGTGACCGAACAAAAGCGCGAAACCGTCAGCTACGCAGCCAGCGTTCCGAGCCCGCTGGGCAAGGCCTTTCGGAACGACTATACTTTCGGGGAGAAAGTTGCCCGGATCGTCACTGCCGACGATATTCTGGTCACCATCAGAGACGGGCAGACGGTCCGCAAGTTCAAAGAAGCGCAGGGCGTTGCCTTTTCGGAACCGGAGTATTTTGACATTTTCAATTTTCCGCTGCTCAACGGTGACCCACAAACGGCCCTGACCGAACCGAACACCGCCATCCTCACCGAGCACATGGCGCGCAAATACTTCGGATCGGCCAACCCCATCAACAAAACCTTCCGGCTCGAGAACAAGATCGATTTCCGGGTCACCGGCGTCCTCAGGGACCTGCCCGCCAACACCGACCGGCAGACGGAAATTTTCGTGTCTTACGCATCGCTGAAGCAGTTCAACGAGTGGATGGCCAGCGACGACGCATGGGGCGGCATGTCGAGCGCCCTGCAGTGCTTTGTCCGGCTGCGGCCGGGGGTGTCGCCGGAGCAGGTCGAGCGGGTACTGCCTGCCTATGTGACGACGTACCGACCCACCAGTAAGAACGTACACCACTACCGCCTGCAACCGCTGGCCGATGTTCACTTCGACGCCCGGTACGGTGGCGTTATGACCCAAACGAACTTGTGGGTGCTGGGCCTAATCGGTCTGTTTCTGATCATCACGGCCTGCGTCAACTTCATCAACCTGGCGACGGCCCAGGCCCTCAACCGCGCCCGGGAAGTTGGCGTTCGGAAAGCGCTGGGCAGCATCCGCAGCCAGCTCTTCTGGCAATTCATTGCCGAAACGGGACTCATCACCGTAGCGGCCATGGGACTGGCCTTGCTCGGGGCCCAGATAGCGCTGCCGTACGTGAATGAGTGGTTCCAGTCGCGGATGACTATCGACCTGCTCACAGACTGGCAGCTAACGGTATTCATTGCTTTGCTGATCGTGGTAGTTACGTTTCTCGCCGGTTCATATCCCGGTCTTATCCTGGCCCGGTTTCAACCGGTTCTCGCTTTAAAAGGTAAACTATCCCAGCAGTCGATTGGCGGGTTCAACACGCGTCGGACACTGATTGTAACCCAGTTTGCCCTATCGCAGATGCTTATCATCGGCGTGATCATCATTGCCAACCAGATGCGGTACGCCCAACAGTCCAATCTGGGTTTCACCAAAGATGCTGTCGTGATGGTGCCCATGGCGTCGGAGTCTTCCATTCAGACCCAGCGCACGATTCAGAACCGGTTTTCGGCGCTGGCCGGGGTCAAAGACGTATCGCTCTGCCAGGCAGCTCCCGCGTCGGATAACAACTGGAACACCTCCCCCCGCTACGACAACCGGCCCGAAGACGAGAACTTCGGTATCAACGTACGGGCCGCCGACGATCAGTACATTCCGTTGTTTGACCTTCAACTGGTTGCCGGCCGGAATATATACCCGGCCGATACGGCCCGGGAATTCATTGTCAACGAAACCTTCGCAAAAAAGCTTAACCTGGCCACCCCCCAGGCACTGCTCGGCAAAACCATCAGCCTGAACGGCGACCGGCTGAAAGGGCCCATTGTAGGGGTTGTCCGGGATTTTCACAATCTGTCGTTCCACGAGGATATCAGCGCCGTCTGCATCGCGTCGGCCATTGACCAGTATGGTAACTACGCGGTGAAAATCGACCTGGCGACGGCCAAAGCGACGCTGGCGGGGCTGGCGAAAATATGGAGTGATGCCCACCCCGATCAGATTTTCGAGTATCAGTTTCTGGATGACCAGATTGCCGAGTTCTACGAAACCGAAGCGCTTATGCTGAAACTGATTCAGGCGTTTGCGGCCATCGCGATCTTCATTGGCTGCCTGGGTCTTTACGGACTGGTATCGTTCATGGCTGCCCAGAAGACGAAAGAGATCGGCATCCGGAAAGTACTCGGTAGCAGCACCGGCCAGATCGTCTGGATCTTTGCCTGGGAGTTCTCCCGCCTGATTTTAGTTGCGTTCGTCGTAGCCGCTCCCGTTGCCTGGTACGCCATGAACGCCTGGCTCAACAACTTTGAGTATAAAGTCGAACCGGGAATCGAGGTGTTTGCGCTGGCCATTGGCGGCACGTTCCTGATCGCCATGCTGACGGTTGGCTACCGGGCCATCAGCGCAGCCCTGCTGAATCCCGTCAAAGCGTTAAGGACGGAATAA
- a CDS encoding oxidoreductase, protein MAMTTDPVWFITGCSTGFGRELAKLILGRGWNAVITARNVDQIRDLTEGYPDTALAIALDVTQNDQITAAVAKAQETFGKIDVLVNNAGYGYFSSIEEGEDAKIRAQFDTNFFGLVNMIQAVLPGMRQQRRGHIINFSSIGGLVGFTATGFYHATKFAVEGLSESLSKEVGPLGIRVLVVEPGPFRTDWAGRSTSRTPVTIDDYRESVGKRMDASLAGSGKQKGDPVRGCEAIIEAVERDTPHLRLLLGEMAYKLATEKVDAMRVNFEALKTVSLGADFPDDEQ, encoded by the coding sequence ATGGCAATGACAACAGACCCGGTCTGGTTTATCACCGGATGCTCAACAGGTTTTGGGCGGGAATTAGCGAAGTTAATTTTGGGCAGGGGCTGGAATGCAGTGATCACCGCCCGAAACGTGGACCAGATACGGGACCTGACAGAAGGCTATCCGGACACTGCCCTGGCAATTGCCCTTGACGTTACGCAAAACGATCAGATAACAGCCGCCGTAGCCAAAGCGCAGGAAACGTTCGGTAAGATCGACGTGCTGGTGAACAACGCAGGCTACGGTTATTTCAGCAGCATTGAAGAGGGCGAAGACGCTAAAATCAGGGCACAGTTTGATACAAACTTCTTCGGGCTGGTCAACATGATCCAGGCCGTATTGCCCGGTATGCGGCAGCAGCGCCGTGGCCACATCATTAACTTCTCATCCATTGGTGGCCTGGTTGGGTTCACCGCCACTGGGTTTTACCACGCCACCAAATTCGCCGTCGAAGGTTTGTCGGAGTCCCTCTCGAAAGAAGTAGGGCCGCTGGGCATCAGGGTGCTGGTCGTTGAGCCGGGCCCGTTCCGTACCGACTGGGCGGGGCGCTCCACCTCCCGAACGCCCGTGACGATTGACGACTACCGGGAGAGTGTGGGGAAACGGATGGATGCCAGTCTTGCAGGCAGCGGCAAACAGAAGGGCGATCCCGTCAGAGGGTGCGAAGCCATTATCGAAGCCGTTGAACGCGATACCCCACACCTGCGGCTGCTGCTGGGGGAGATGGCTTACAAACTGGCAACCGAAAAAGTAGACGCCATGCGTGTCAACTTTGAAGCGCTGAAAACGGTATCGCTGGGCGCCGACTTCCCCGACGACGAACAATAG
- a CDS encoding HpcH/HpaI aldolase family protein yields MKTTFIEKLREPRPLLGTIVSLPSPELSELLSLIGFDWLFIDMEHGPLSIGDAQRMIQAVKTDCNTLIRVAENNPVLIKQALDIGADGIIVPLVNSGPEAREAVASARYPPVGNRSVGIARAHDYGLHFMDYIQRANQSVAVIIQIEHQQAVHNLDEILAVDGIDGVFIGPYDLSGSMNRLGDVFSDSVQAAIARVKAACVQKGIPVGLFMQQADRLPAELASGTRFVAVGTDTFFVWSGAGKVVEAFRAGLAG; encoded by the coding sequence ATGAAAACGACGTTTATCGAAAAGCTTCGGGAGCCACGGCCCCTGCTCGGCACCATCGTCTCCCTACCTTCCCCGGAACTCAGCGAACTCCTTTCGCTGATTGGGTTCGACTGGCTCTTCATCGACATGGAACACGGACCTTTGTCCATCGGCGATGCGCAGCGGATGATTCAGGCGGTGAAGACCGATTGCAATACCCTCATCCGGGTTGCCGAAAACAATCCTGTGCTCATCAAACAGGCGCTGGACATCGGGGCCGATGGAATCATTGTTCCGCTGGTGAACTCGGGTCCCGAGGCTCGGGAAGCCGTTGCCTCAGCGCGCTACCCGCCGGTGGGAAACCGGAGTGTGGGGATTGCCCGGGCCCATGACTACGGGCTGCATTTTATGGACTACATCCAGCGGGCGAATCAGTCCGTTGCCGTCATCATTCAGATCGAACACCAACAGGCCGTCCATAACCTGGACGAGATACTCGCCGTCGACGGTATCGACGGGGTATTCATCGGGCCCTATGATTTATCCGGGAGTATGAATCGGCTGGGTGATGTGTTCAGTGATTCCGTTCAGGCGGCTATCGCCAGGGTCAAAGCAGCGTGTGTGCAGAAAGGCATACCCGTGGGCCTGTTCATGCAACAGGCCGACCGGCTCCCGGCGGAGCTTGCCAGCGGCACCCGGTTCGTTGCCGTCGGCACCGACACGTTTTTCGTGTGGAGCGGGGCCGGAAAAGTGGTGGAGGCTTTCAGGGCCGGTTTAGCCGGTTGA
- a CDS encoding globin domain-containing protein → MSPNKQVARSTGATFTNVNPIYPHLNFFSMTPMQLAAIKSSWALAVPHADAVGKAFYANLFTIDATLRPMFADDINGQSGKFVAMVTRLVNHLDDADTVTREITGLAQRHTHYGVRPAHYTTAGQALVQTLSDGLGEHWTPPVQEAWGALYQTIASAMISIGAAEQHGQVAD, encoded by the coding sequence ATGTCCCCAAACAAACAGGTTGCCCGCTCAACCGGAGCGACCTTTACCAACGTAAATCCCATCTATCCACACCTCAACTTTTTTTCCATGACCCCTATGCAACTGGCGGCCATCAAAAGCTCCTGGGCCCTGGCCGTGCCCCACGCCGACGCCGTTGGCAAAGCATTTTATGCTAACCTGTTCACGATCGATGCCACACTCCGCCCCATGTTTGCCGACGACATCAACGGTCAATCCGGCAAGTTTGTAGCCATGGTAACGCGCCTGGTGAACCACCTCGACGATGCCGATACCGTTACACGGGAGATAACAGGCCTCGCCCAGCGACATACCCACTACGGAGTGCGTCCCGCCCATTACACCACGGCGGGACAGGCGCTGGTCCAGACGCTGAGCGACGGGCTGGGTGAACACTGGACCCCGCCGGTGCAGGAAGCCTGGGGCGCGTTGTACCAGACAATTGCGTCGGCCATGATCTCGATTGGAGCAGCGGAGCAACACGGACAGGTAGCGGACTAA
- a CDS encoding sugar phosphate isomerase/epimerase family protein, whose protein sequence is MYTKKDQPTPSRRQFLGASAALVSGALLGTNKLFGAPALIRNIAKPNSLINGVQIGVITYSFREMPDQSAEATLQYVLDSGISAIELMGGPAETFAGAPKNTVDMRTIFPLMRKRRENQPLTEDETKTLTEADAQMKAYRDEMTKWRISAPMNKFEQVRKMYKQAGVTIYGFKPDAFGMQASDADIDYGMRAAKAVGANQVTVEHPANDAHTLKLGKMAEKHGLRVGYHGHEQQTPTFWDTALAQSPGNAMNFDLGHYVAAGQPDPLALIRQKHTRIASMHIKDRQLPANGKGNLPWGKGDTPLLQVLTLMREQKYNFPATVELEYQIPAGSNSVAEVKKCVDFCRNALS, encoded by the coding sequence ATGTACACCAAGAAAGACCAACCAACACCCTCACGCCGTCAGTTTCTGGGCGCATCGGCCGCCCTGGTTTCCGGCGCGCTGCTGGGTACCAACAAACTCTTTGGCGCCCCGGCCCTCATCCGTAATATTGCCAAGCCCAACTCGCTGATCAATGGCGTACAAATCGGGGTGATCACGTATTCATTCCGGGAAATGCCCGACCAGAGTGCCGAAGCAACACTACAGTACGTGCTCGACTCCGGCATCAGCGCCATTGAACTGATGGGTGGTCCGGCCGAGACATTTGCGGGCGCCCCGAAAAATACGGTCGATATGCGGACCATATTTCCGCTGATGCGGAAACGGCGCGAAAATCAGCCCCTGACGGAAGACGAAACGAAAACGCTCACCGAAGCCGACGCCCAGATGAAGGCGTACCGCGACGAAATGACGAAGTGGCGGATTTCGGCCCCCATGAACAAGTTCGAGCAGGTGCGCAAGATGTACAAGCAGGCGGGTGTGACGATCTATGGGTTCAAACCCGACGCATTTGGCATGCAGGCGTCCGACGCCGATATCGACTACGGGATGCGGGCGGCCAAAGCAGTGGGCGCCAACCAAGTGACGGTTGAGCATCCGGCCAACGACGCGCACACGCTCAAACTGGGTAAAATGGCCGAGAAGCACGGGCTGCGCGTGGGCTACCACGGCCACGAACAGCAGACACCTACCTTCTGGGATACGGCCCTGGCACAGTCGCCGGGCAACGCCATGAACTTCGATCTGGGCCACTACGTAGCCGCCGGCCAACCCGATCCTCTGGCGCTGATCCGGCAGAAACATACCCGTATTGCCAGTATGCACATCAAAGATCGCCAGCTGCCCGCCAATGGGAAGGGAAACCTGCCGTGGGGTAAGGGTGATACTCCTTTGTTGCAGGTACTGACGCTGATGCGCGAACAGAAATACAACTTCCCTGCTACGGTGGAGCTGGAGTACCAGATACCCGCCGGGTCCAACTCGGTCGCTGAAGTGAAAAAGTGCGTAGACTTCTGCCGGAACGCTCTGAGCTAG
- a CDS encoding DUF7133 domain-containing protein: MLNYSVKTSLAVALGAIALSSFIGSDQLRQIRLQQTFFAADTLPRPALPEGANPDDPDWKGIDLEPKQPVQPLSPAEETSRFLLPPGYKIQPILTEPAIQQPAAISFDANGRMYVLELRTYMLTADSKDELQPTSRISRWEDKNNDGVYETGTPFVDNLIFPRFVLPYGKDCILTMESDADNVYKYTDTNGDGKADKKELFTTKYGRSGNVEHQQAFMYWSMDNWLYSTVNAFRVRQMPNGVIREKTGFNRAQWGVTHDDEGKLWFQGGASGLPSYFQFPIHYGNFEVPNEFAKGFDVPWGAAIKLADMQGGMDEIRQPDGSLNRVTGSAGNDVYRGDRLPADLKGQYFYGEPVARIVRQINPVVTEGLTTLHNVYQEQKSEFLRSTDPLFRPVDMTTAPDGTLYITDMYHGIIQEGQWTQKGTYLRTKIEQYQLDKIVGLGRIWRITYDGKDRDKTRPNMYNEKSAEVVKHLTHPNGWWRDAAQQVLVQRNDKSVVPLLTRMALTSPNRLARTHALWTLEGLGALQPDLVQKLLREADPRLRIQALRAGETLYKNGDKTLEPAFRQAMADASTDVQIQALLTAKFLKLPGMEDGIKSAMAANKAAGVQLVGAQLLTPPKPRNMGPFGAPELAASQKAQVERGALIYNELCSQCHGNNGMGTPAGNGRLLAPALAGNQHMQAHAEYAIRVVLHGLEGAIDGKTYAGGMMASMKEQSDEWVADVLSYIRNGLSNDASLVTAQQVAAVRQKTAAQKGSYQYAHLSKLIPYEVQPQALKAMASHTASTRIGGNVSPASAFTYEGWSTGGRQEKGMWYEIEFPKEMRVAELHFTANQTIKKGWKPTPGGQSGPPPFIQTYPRSFVVEASSDGQTWHEVLPPTKGAAGDNVISLNGSKAKYLKLRLSDGATEPDDVPWSMRQLKVFAQE; this comes from the coding sequence ATGCTAAACTACTCCGTAAAAACCAGCCTGGCCGTTGCCCTGGGTGCCATTGCTCTGTCGTCGTTCATTGGCTCCGATCAGCTCCGGCAAATCCGGTTGCAGCAGACCTTCTTCGCGGCCGATACATTGCCCAGACCCGCCCTGCCCGAAGGAGCCAACCCCGACGATCCGGACTGGAAAGGCATCGACCTGGAGCCGAAACAGCCGGTGCAGCCGCTGTCGCCCGCCGAAGAAACCAGCCGGTTTTTGCTGCCGCCGGGCTACAAAATCCAGCCCATCCTGACCGAGCCGGCCATTCAGCAGCCAGCTGCCATCTCCTTCGATGCTAACGGACGGATGTACGTGCTGGAACTGCGCACCTACATGCTCACCGCCGACTCCAAAGACGAACTGCAGCCCACCAGCCGGATTTCGCGCTGGGAAGACAAAAACAACGACGGCGTCTACGAAACGGGCACGCCCTTCGTCGATAACCTGATCTTCCCCCGCTTCGTGCTGCCCTACGGCAAAGACTGCATCCTGACGATGGAGTCGGATGCCGATAATGTCTATAAATATACCGACACCAACGGCGACGGTAAGGCCGATAAGAAAGAGCTGTTCACCACCAAATACGGCCGGTCGGGCAACGTGGAGCACCAGCAGGCGTTCATGTACTGGAGCATGGACAACTGGCTCTACAGTACCGTTAACGCGTTTCGGGTGCGGCAAATGCCCAACGGAGTGATTCGCGAAAAGACGGGCTTCAATCGGGCGCAGTGGGGGGTGACCCACGATGATGAGGGCAAACTGTGGTTCCAGGGCGGGGCCAGCGGCCTGCCATCCTATTTCCAGTTTCCAATTCACTACGGTAATTTCGAGGTACCCAACGAGTTTGCCAAAGGCTTCGACGTGCCCTGGGGAGCAGCCATCAAACTGGCCGATATGCAGGGTGGTATGGACGAGATTCGCCAGCCCGACGGGTCGCTGAACCGGGTGACGGGCTCGGCGGGCAACGACGTGTACCGCGGTGACCGGCTCCCGGCCGATCTGAAAGGGCAGTATTTCTACGGTGAGCCCGTAGCGCGCATCGTTCGTCAGATCAACCCTGTCGTGACCGAGGGGCTCACGACCTTGCATAATGTTTACCAGGAACAGAAATCGGAGTTTCTGCGCTCGACCGACCCCCTGTTCAGACCCGTCGATATGACCACCGCGCCCGATGGTACGCTGTACATAACGGATATGTACCACGGTATTATTCAGGAGGGCCAGTGGACCCAGAAGGGAACCTACCTGCGGACCAAGATCGAGCAGTACCAGCTCGACAAAATAGTGGGACTGGGGCGTATCTGGCGCATCACCTACGACGGCAAAGACCGGGACAAAACCCGGCCTAATATGTACAACGAAAAGTCGGCCGAGGTGGTGAAGCACCTGACGCACCCCAACGGCTGGTGGCGCGATGCGGCCCAGCAGGTGCTGGTGCAGCGCAACGATAAATCGGTGGTGCCGCTGCTGACGAGGATGGCCCTTACAAGCCCGAACCGGCTGGCGCGTACCCACGCCCTCTGGACCCTGGAAGGACTGGGCGCGCTTCAGCCGGACCTGGTGCAGAAACTGCTCAGAGAGGCCGACCCACGGCTGCGGATTCAGGCTCTCCGCGCGGGTGAAACGCTGTACAAGAATGGCGACAAGACGCTGGAACCGGCTTTCAGGCAGGCTATGGCCGATGCCAGCACCGACGTTCAGATCCAGGCCCTGCTTACGGCGAAATTCCTGAAACTGCCGGGGATGGAAGACGGCATAAAGTCGGCAATGGCCGCCAATAAGGCAGCGGGCGTTCAGCTGGTGGGCGCACAGCTTCTGACCCCGCCCAAACCCCGGAATATGGGCCCGTTCGGTGCGCCTGAGCTGGCTGCCAGTCAGAAAGCACAGGTGGAGCGGGGCGCACTGATTTACAACGAACTGTGCTCCCAGTGCCACGGTAACAACGGCATGGGAACCCCCGCGGGCAACGGCCGGCTGCTGGCACCCGCCCTGGCGGGGAACCAGCACATGCAGGCGCATGCCGAATATGCCATTCGGGTGGTATTACACGGGCTGGAAGGGGCTATCGATGGCAAGACCTACGCCGGTGGTATGATGGCCAGCATGAAAGAGCAGTCCGACGAGTGGGTAGCTGACGTACTTTCCTACATCCGGAATGGTCTGTCGAATGATGCGTCGCTGGTTACCGCCCAGCAGGTAGCCGCCGTGCGGCAGAAGACGGCCGCTCAGAAGGGCTCGTACCAGTACGCGCACCTGTCGAAACTGATTCCCTACGAAGTGCAGCCCCAGGCGCTGAAAGCGATGGCCAGTCACACGGCCTCAACGCGCATTGGCGGCAACGTATCGCCCGCGAGTGCGTTCACCTACGAGGGCTGGTCCACAGGAGGACGGCAGGAAAAGGGGATGTGGTATGAGATCGAATTCCCCAAAGAGATGCGCGTGGCCGAACTGCATTTCACGGCTAATCAGACTATCAAGAAAGGCTGGAAGCCAACACCAGGGGGGCAGTCGGGGCCACCCCCATTCATTCAAACCTACCCCCGCTCTTTCGTAGTGGAGGCTTCTTCCGACGGGCAGACCTGGCACGAGGTGCTGCCCCCGACGAAAGGCGCAGCGGGCGACAATGTTATTTCCCTGAACGGGAGCAAAGCCAAATACCTGAAGCTTCGACTGAGCGACGGAGCCACCGAACCAGACGACGTGCCGTGGTCCATGCGGCAATTAAAAGTATTTGCGCAGGAATAA
- a CDS encoding LytR/AlgR family response regulator transcription factor yields the protein MTLRCIAVDDEPLALGLVCAFIEKTPFLQLAGRYSSAVEALQTTMSGSVDVIFLDIQMPDLTGLELARVLERSHRGGRPTRIIFTTAFDQFALDGYRVDALDYLLKPFNYEEFLRAATKARHYFELVEGGSEPKPAVAPAPLPVAVVDDYLFLKVEYQLVRIAYADILYIEGLKDYVKVYRQSDPLRPLLSLTSLKALEEKLPPRQFMRVHRSFIVSLDRIDAVTRNSVHIGSATIPVSDQFKEGFSKFISRWQ from the coding sequence ATGACCCTACGCTGCATTGCGGTAGATGACGAACCCCTGGCGCTGGGACTGGTTTGCGCCTTTATCGAGAAAACGCCTTTCCTGCAACTGGCCGGGCGGTACAGCAGCGCTGTCGAAGCACTGCAAACCACAATGTCGGGTTCGGTGGACGTTATTTTTCTTGATATTCAGATGCCGGATCTGACGGGTCTCGAGCTGGCCCGGGTGCTGGAACGGAGCCATCGGGGCGGCCGACCAACGCGCATTATTTTTACAACTGCCTTCGACCAGTTTGCGCTGGACGGGTACCGCGTCGATGCGCTGGATTACCTGCTCAAGCCATTTAACTACGAAGAATTTCTGCGGGCTGCCACCAAAGCCCGCCATTACTTCGAACTGGTTGAGGGGGGGAGCGAACCAAAGCCCGCGGTCGCCCCCGCGCCACTACCCGTTGCGGTCGTCGACGACTACCTGTTCCTGAAAGTGGAGTACCAGCTGGTCCGGATCGCCTATGCCGATATTCTATACATCGAAGGGCTCAAAGACTACGTAAAAGTATACCGGCAGAGCGATCCGCTCCGGCCGCTTTTATCCCTCACGAGCCTGAAGGCACTCGAAGAAAAACTGCCGCCCCGGCAGTTCATGCGGGTACACCGTTCATTCATCGTGTCGCTGGACCGGATCGATGCCGTGACCCGAAATTCGGTCCACATTGGATCGGCTACCATCCCGGTCAGCGACCAGTTCAAGGAAGGATTCAGTAAGTTCATCAGCCGCTGGCAGTAA
- a CDS encoding sensor histidine kinase: MAATLFSRRYVTRISHWLGWGLLGYLLFFAQSFNADLRLPDRFWIRQAIFLGLMVGTFYLNSLVLVPRQLLINKTGSYLLTLLGIVLAVLILIGVVEFTFDLPRLMHLAFHPDGKGTPHFYGWIQPTLFTIILVLGISTSIALVQKWQTETNLRLALEQAKTVSELSFLKAQINPHFFFNTLNNIYALTLLDVETAREALHRLSRMMRYVLYETQSGTTLLSKELAFLNDYVQLMELRMTDKVTVRIDTPSALHDLPVAPMIFLPFVENAFKHGVSALHTSWIDVTVQQQGNQLRLDVRNTLFTDKLPSLEAGNGIGLTNTRRRLDLLYPGQYTLHIDERNPAGEYQVQLTLTLS; this comes from the coding sequence ATGGCTGCCACCCTGTTTTCGCGTCGCTACGTTACCCGCATCAGCCACTGGCTGGGGTGGGGGCTGCTGGGTTACCTGCTGTTTTTCGCGCAGTCGTTCAACGCCGATTTGCGGTTACCGGACCGGTTCTGGATACGGCAGGCGATATTCCTGGGTCTGATGGTCGGTACGTTTTACCTGAATTCCCTGGTACTGGTCCCCCGGCAGCTCCTGATCAACAAAACCGGTTCGTATTTGCTGACCCTGCTGGGCATCGTGCTGGCGGTGCTGATCCTGATCGGTGTCGTCGAGTTTACCTTCGATTTACCCCGACTCATGCACCTGGCCTTTCACCCGGATGGCAAAGGAACCCCCCATTTCTACGGCTGGATTCAGCCCACCCTGTTCACGATTATCCTGGTCCTGGGCATCAGCACGAGCATTGCGCTGGTGCAGAAATGGCAAACCGAAACCAACCTCCGGCTCGCCCTGGAGCAGGCAAAGACGGTGTCGGAGCTTTCGTTCCTGAAAGCCCAGATCAACCCGCATTTCTTTTTCAATACGCTCAACAACATTTACGCGCTGACCCTGCTTGATGTGGAAACGGCCCGCGAAGCCCTGCACCGGCTTTCCCGGATGATGCGCTACGTGCTCTACGAAACCCAGAGCGGAACTACCCTGCTTAGTAAGGAACTCGCCTTTCTGAACGATTACGTGCAGTTGATGGAACTACGGATGACCGATAAGGTGACCGTGCGCATCGATACCCCGTCGGCGCTGCACGACCTGCCCGTGGCCCCCATGATTTTTTTGCCGTTCGTGGAGAACGCGTTCAAACATGGCGTGAGCGCCCTGCATACGAGCTGGATCGACGTGACGGTGCAGCAGCAGGGTAATCAACTGCGGCTCGATGTTCGGAATACGCTGTTTACCGATAAATTGCCTTCGCTCGAAGCCGGCAATGGCATCGGGCTGACCAACACCCGCCGGCGGCTCGATCTGCTCTATCCCGGCCAGTACACGCTCCACATCGACGAGCGCAACCCGGCGGGCGAATACCAGGTTCAACTAACCCTTACCTTGTCATGA